One region of Aeromicrobium sp. Sec7.5 genomic DNA includes:
- the galK gene encoding galactokinase encodes MVEIKQWHVPGRVNLVGEHLDHNGGPTLPFAIDRGLTVKARRRDDERIAVWSGGERADVSLSVEPGEVDGWAGYVAGVVWALQQAGQRVAGTDLVVESALPRGAGLASSAALTCGVALALADVAGLEIDRPSIAAVAQRAETDFVGAPVGRMDQLAVLLAQPGHALLIDHRPDPPVTSDVELDPASAGLALAVIDTRVHHDLAAGEYAVRRQECAAACTELGLEHLSAAPVDAVFKLEDPVLVRRTRHVITETTRVRGAVKALRTGHWEQLGTILTSSHESLRDDFEVSCPELDLAVELALEHGALGARLTGGGFGGSVIALVPVDRAAAMAAAIKEAFVARTWAEPVVAPVRPSAGARLVP; translated from the coding sequence GTGGTCGAGATCAAGCAGTGGCACGTGCCCGGACGCGTCAACCTGGTCGGCGAGCACCTCGACCACAACGGGGGGCCCACGCTCCCCTTCGCGATCGACCGGGGCCTCACGGTCAAGGCCCGGCGCCGTGACGACGAGCGGATCGCGGTCTGGAGCGGAGGCGAGCGGGCCGACGTGTCGCTGTCGGTCGAGCCGGGCGAGGTGGACGGCTGGGCCGGCTACGTCGCGGGCGTGGTCTGGGCCCTGCAGCAGGCCGGCCAGCGGGTGGCCGGCACCGACCTCGTGGTGGAGTCCGCCCTCCCCCGCGGCGCGGGGCTGGCGTCCTCGGCCGCACTCACGTGCGGCGTCGCACTGGCGCTCGCCGACGTCGCGGGCCTCGAGATCGACCGCCCCTCGATCGCGGCCGTGGCGCAGCGCGCCGAGACCGACTTCGTGGGCGCTCCCGTGGGCCGCATGGACCAGCTCGCCGTCCTGCTGGCCCAACCGGGCCACGCCCTGCTCATCGATCACCGGCCCGACCCGCCCGTCACGAGCGACGTCGAGCTCGACCCCGCCTCGGCAGGGCTCGCGCTCGCCGTCATCGACACCCGCGTGCACCACGACCTCGCGGCCGGCGAGTACGCCGTGCGCCGCCAGGAGTGCGCCGCCGCCTGCACCGAGCTCGGCCTCGAGCACCTGAGTGCCGCCCCGGTCGACGCCGTGTTCAAGCTCGAGGACCCCGTGCTCGTCCGCCGCACCCGGCACGTCATCACCGAGACGACGCGCGTCCGGGGCGCCGTCAAGGCGCTGCGCACCGGTCACTGGGAGCAGCTCGGCACGATCCTCACCTCGTCGCACGAGTCCCTGCGCGACGACTTCGAGGTCAGCTGCCCCGAGCTCGACCTCGCGGTCGAGCTCGCGCTCGAGCACGGCGCTCTGGGCGCCCGCCTGACCGGTGGTGGGTTCGGCGGCAGCGTCATCGCGCTGGTGCCCGTCGACCGGGCCGCCGCCATGGCCGCCGCGATCAAGGAGGCGTTCGTCGCACGCACCTGGGCCGAGCCCGTCGTGGCGCCCGTGCGCCCGTCGGCAGGTGCCAGACTGGTCCCGTGA
- a CDS encoding prephenate dehydratase, giving the protein MTSPRTTGRIAYQGEPGANSHIVCQQHHPELEAVACASFEDVFAAVRSGAADLAMIPIDNTIAGRVADIHHFLPDSGLHIVAEHFLRIRFHVMAVPGATLDSIRTVHSHVHALGQCRRIIARLGLTTVISGDTAGAAREIADAADPTQAAIAPPLAADIYGLEVLAKDVEDEDHNTTRFVVLSPEPVRPAPGPGAIVTTFMFNVRNLPAALYKALGGFATNGVNMTKLESYMVGGEFTATQFLAEVDGHPDDPGLARALEELAFFTTDVRVLGVYPADAYRASH; this is encoded by the coding sequence GTGACCTCCCCCCGCACCACAGGACGCATCGCCTACCAGGGCGAGCCGGGCGCCAACTCGCACATCGTCTGCCAGCAGCACCACCCCGAGCTCGAGGCCGTGGCCTGCGCGTCGTTCGAGGACGTCTTCGCCGCGGTGCGCTCCGGGGCCGCCGACCTGGCCATGATCCCGATCGACAACACGATCGCGGGCCGCGTGGCCGACATCCACCACTTCCTGCCCGACTCGGGGCTGCACATCGTGGCCGAGCACTTCCTGCGCATCCGCTTCCACGTCATGGCCGTGCCCGGGGCCACCCTGGACTCCATCCGCACGGTGCACAGCCACGTGCACGCGCTGGGCCAGTGCCGTCGGATCATCGCCCGCCTCGGCCTCACGACCGTGATCTCCGGCGACACCGCCGGCGCCGCCCGCGAGATCGCCGACGCCGCCGACCCCACGCAGGCGGCGATCGCCCCGCCGCTCGCGGCCGACATCTACGGCCTCGAGGTCCTGGCGAAGGACGTCGAGGACGAGGACCACAACACGACGCGGTTCGTCGTGCTCTCACCGGAGCCCGTGCGTCCGGCGCCCGGCCCGGGGGCGATCGTCACGACGTTCATGTTCAACGTCCGCAACCTGCCGGCCGCGCTCTACAAGGCGCTCGGTGGCTTCGCCACGAACGGCGTCAACATGACCAAGCTCGAGTCGTACATGGTCGGCGGAGAGTTCACGGCGACGCAGTTCCTGGCCGAGGTCGACGGACACCCCGACGACCCGGGCCTGGCGCGCGCACTCGAGGAGCTCGCGTTCTTCACGACCGACGTCCGCGTGCTGGGCGTCTACCCGGCCGACGCGTACCGCGCCAGCCACTGA
- a CDS encoding GNAT family N-acetyltransferase, which yields MSPLTWPLSVPVLTDGVVTLRAHAPADVPLMLETATDPEMVRWTAVPTPYGPSEATRFLADVVQAGWDGDTHRMWAVEVTDGDGHPRFAGDVVIRGRGVSTIGFSLHPTARGHGTMAAAVRLAIMEAFSSGFTEAVHWQAHVGNLPSLRVAHACGFRLLAEVPGLLFERGRLIDGWLGVVLFGDPLYPRQPWRDDTVLTTRTRTGRELVLRAPSGDDVTRLSETFADPATRHWLVDKPHDVPGTRTAVARWWWRAATGQVATWIVADAGSDAALGEICVMDLHGIDPTSGEVGYAVHPDSRGQGVASAALEVVVAHALDPGGLDRRRLTAAAAVGNTASLAALRGAGFTPTGRQTAAEPLGDGTHADLDELELLR from the coding sequence GTGAGTCCCCTCACCTGGCCGCTGTCCGTGCCGGTCCTCACCGACGGCGTCGTCACGCTGCGCGCCCACGCACCGGCCGACGTCCCCCTCATGCTCGAGACCGCGACCGACCCGGAGATGGTGCGGTGGACCGCGGTGCCGACCCCGTACGGCCCGAGCGAGGCGACCCGCTTCCTCGCCGACGTCGTGCAGGCCGGATGGGACGGCGACACCCACCGCATGTGGGCCGTCGAGGTCACCGACGGCGACGGCCACCCCCGGTTCGCCGGGGACGTCGTGATCCGCGGTCGCGGGGTCTCGACGATCGGCTTCTCGCTGCACCCCACCGCCCGGGGCCACGGCACCATGGCCGCCGCGGTGCGGCTCGCGATCATGGAGGCCTTCTCCTCCGGATTCACCGAGGCCGTCCACTGGCAGGCGCACGTCGGCAACCTGCCGTCGCTGCGCGTGGCCCACGCCTGCGGGTTCCGGCTCCTGGCCGAGGTTCCCGGCCTGCTGTTCGAGCGCGGCCGCTTGATCGACGGCTGGCTCGGCGTGGTGCTGTTCGGCGACCCCCTCTACCCGCGCCAGCCCTGGCGCGACGACACCGTGCTGACGACCAGGACGCGGACCGGGCGCGAGCTCGTCCTCCGGGCCCCGAGCGGCGACGACGTCACCCGCCTCAGCGAGACGTTCGCCGATCCCGCGACCCGCCACTGGCTCGTCGACAAGCCCCACGACGTCCCGGGGACCCGCACCGCGGTGGCCCGCTGGTGGTGGCGCGCGGCGACCGGGCAGGTCGCCACCTGGATCGTCGCCGACGCCGGCTCCGACGCGGCGCTCGGCGAGATCTGCGTCATGGACCTGCACGGCATCGACCCCACGAGCGGCGAGGTGGGGTACGCCGTGCACCCCGACTCCCGTGGGCAGGGCGTGGCGAGCGCGGCCCTCGAGGTCGTCGTCGCGCACGCCCTCGATCCGGGCGGACTCGACCGCCGACGGCTCACCGCCGCCGCCGCGGTCGGCAACACCGCCAGCCTGGCGGCCCTGCGCGGCGCCGGGTTCACGCCGACCGGACGCCAGACGGCGGCCGAGCCGCTCGGCGACGGCACGCATGCCGACCTGGACGAGCTCGAGCTGCTGCGCTGA
- a CDS encoding DHA2 family efflux MFS transporter permease subunit, producing the protein MTSPAPAATSTSGLPDDYRPWPALWAMVIGFFMILLDNTIVSVATPDIIRDLRTDFTNGIWVTSAYLLAYAVPLLITGRLGDRFGPKNVYLVGLVIFTLASLWCGLTGSIEGLILARVVQGLGAALMTPQTMAVITRTFPAAKRGSAMALWGATAGVATLVGPILGGILVDLAGWEWIFFINVPVGIIGFVLAVRLVPVLPTHSHSFDLVGVALSAAGMFLLVFGIQEGSTYDWGQINGFLSVPLLIGAGVVVLALFFWWQTRVDAEPLVPLSLFRDRNFAVANIGIALVSAAITSMALPFMFYAQGARDWSPIQAGLFMLPMAVVLIGLSPFVGRLVDTVHPRNITVVGFSTAAIAMAWTGLLIEVDTPAWQLLLPMALFGVANACLWAPHGATATRNLPMSAAGAGAGVYNTTRQVAAALGSAAIASLIGARLSANGLEGGADSFQAAGTAMPPQIREPFAQAMSEAYWLPVVCFALGLVVVLFFRAPDHDREPAVDTEAATPTAG; encoded by the coding sequence ATGACCTCTCCCGCTCCCGCAGCCACCTCGACCTCGGGGCTCCCGGACGACTACCGCCCCTGGCCGGCCCTCTGGGCGATGGTCATCGGCTTCTTCATGATCCTGCTCGACAACACGATCGTGTCGGTCGCGACGCCCGACATCATCCGCGATCTGCGCACCGACTTCACGAACGGCATCTGGGTCACGAGCGCCTACCTCCTCGCGTACGCCGTGCCGCTGCTCATCACGGGCCGCCTCGGCGACCGCTTCGGCCCCAAGAACGTGTACCTCGTGGGCCTGGTCATCTTCACGCTCGCCTCGCTGTGGTGCGGCCTGACCGGCTCCATCGAGGGCCTCATCCTGGCTCGCGTCGTGCAGGGCCTCGGCGCCGCGCTGATGACCCCGCAGACCATGGCCGTCATCACTCGCACGTTTCCCGCGGCCAAGCGCGGCAGCGCCATGGCGCTCTGGGGTGCCACGGCAGGCGTCGCCACGCTGGTCGGCCCGATCCTCGGCGGGATCCTGGTCGACCTGGCCGGCTGGGAGTGGATCTTCTTCATCAACGTGCCGGTCGGGATCATCGGCTTCGTCCTCGCCGTCCGCCTCGTCCCGGTGCTGCCGACGCACAGCCACAGCTTCGACCTCGTGGGCGTCGCGCTCAGCGCCGCCGGCATGTTCCTGCTCGTGTTCGGCATCCAGGAGGGCTCGACGTACGACTGGGGCCAGATCAACGGCTTCCTCAGCGTGCCGCTGCTGATCGGCGCCGGCGTCGTCGTCCTTGCCCTCTTCTTCTGGTGGCAGACCCGGGTCGATGCTGAGCCACTGGTGCCGCTGAGCCTGTTCCGCGACCGCAACTTCGCCGTCGCCAACATCGGCATCGCCCTGGTCTCGGCCGCCATCACCTCCATGGCCCTCCCCTTCATGTTCTACGCCCAGGGAGCGCGCGACTGGAGCCCGATCCAGGCCGGGCTGTTCATGCTGCCGATGGCCGTCGTGCTGATCGGCCTCTCCCCGTTCGTGGGCCGGCTCGTGGACACCGTGCATCCCCGCAACATCACGGTCGTCGGCTTCTCGACCGCGGCGATCGCGATGGCCTGGACCGGCCTCCTGATCGAGGTCGACACACCGGCGTGGCAGCTTCTGCTGCCGATGGCGCTCTTCGGTGTCGCGAACGCCTGCCTCTGGGCACCGCACGGCGCCACGGCGACCCGCAACCTGCCGATGTCGGCCGCCGGCGCCGGGGCCGGCGTCTACAACACGACCCGCCAGGTCGCTGCGGCCCTGGGCAGCGCGGCCATCGCGTCGCTCATCGGGGCGCGGCTCTCCGCGAACGGCCTCGAGGGCGGTGCCGACTCGTTCCAGGCCGCCGGCACCGCGATGCCGCCGCAGATCCGGGAGCCGTTCGCCCAGGCGATGTCCGAGGCCTACTGGCTGCCGGTCGTGTGCTTCGCGCTCGGCCTCGTGGTGGTGCTGTTCTTCCGGGCGCCCGACCACGACCGCGAGCCCGCCGTCGACACCGAGGCGGCCACGCCGACTGCCGGCTGA
- a CDS encoding DedA family protein, with protein sequence MGDLLEQINDVAVDLGGSPWVYLVVLAFAAIDAFFPPLPSESIVVALAAIGASTGEPDLVALALAAGAGAFLGDNFTYRVGRAIGVERFSLDERPRLRRAVARAERELDRRAAFLILTARYIPVGRTAVNLTAGATGFPYRRFLPLSVLAASSWATYSVLIGVVAGTWVKENPLLGAAVAVVVAAGVGFLIDQLLQRTYRREDAESDEPEPGPTSR encoded by the coding sequence GTGGGGGACCTACTCGAGCAGATCAACGACGTCGCGGTCGACCTCGGCGGATCGCCCTGGGTGTATCTCGTGGTGCTGGCGTTCGCTGCGATCGACGCGTTCTTCCCACCGCTTCCCAGCGAGTCGATCGTCGTGGCGCTCGCCGCGATCGGCGCCAGTACGGGCGAGCCTGACCTCGTCGCCTTGGCCCTCGCGGCCGGAGCCGGGGCCTTCCTCGGTGACAACTTCACGTACCGCGTCGGGCGTGCGATCGGCGTCGAACGATTCTCCCTCGACGAGCGGCCCCGACTCCGCCGCGCCGTGGCGCGGGCGGAGCGCGAGCTCGACCGACGGGCGGCGTTCCTGATCCTGACGGCCCGCTACATCCCGGTCGGGCGCACCGCGGTCAACCTGACGGCGGGCGCCACCGGGTTCCCGTACCGGCGCTTCCTGCCCCTCAGCGTCCTCGCCGCCAGCTCGTGGGCCACGTACTCCGTGCTGATCGGCGTCGTCGCCGGCACGTGGGTCAAGGAGAACCCCCTGCTGGGCGCCGCCGTGGCGGTGGTCGTCGCTGCCGGCGTGGGCTTCCTGATCGATCAGCTCCTCCAGCGCACGTACCGCCGCGAGGACGCCGAGAGCGACGAGCCGGAGCCCGGCCCCACGTCTCGCTGA
- a CDS encoding extracellular solute-binding protein, translating into MSLTRRPRHASVAMATAALLTLGACASAAGNGGDDGREVVDLVGFAVPEAANKAIEARFNETTEGEDIDVRGSYGPSGDQSRKVEADPEIADYVHFSLEGDVQRLVEAGLVAEDWKDNENEGIVSRSVVVLVVPEGNPKDIQGWDDLTRDDISIVTPDPDSSGAARWNILGAYGHAIAEGKTEDEASSFLVDVFRNVDQWAASGREATTAFDTGEYDVLISYENEAILARQSGKAYDYVVPDDTLLIENPGTVLIDAPEAATTWLDFVLSDAGQTEFVEKGFRPIDDLDGIEVEGANDPSDPFPTPTTLLTITDDFGGWDAANAKFFDEENGLIKQLRDQANQG; encoded by the coding sequence ATGAGCCTGACCCGACGCCCCCGTCACGCGTCCGTGGCCATGGCGACCGCCGCCCTGCTGACCCTCGGCGCCTGCGCCAGCGCGGCGGGGAACGGCGGCGACGACGGCCGGGAGGTCGTGGACCTCGTGGGCTTCGCTGTGCCCGAGGCGGCGAACAAGGCCATCGAGGCCAGGTTCAACGAGACCACCGAGGGCGAGGACATCGACGTCCGCGGCTCGTACGGGCCGTCGGGCGACCAGAGCCGCAAGGTCGAGGCCGACCCGGAGATCGCCGACTACGTGCACTTCTCGCTCGAGGGCGACGTCCAGCGCCTCGTCGAGGCCGGTCTGGTCGCCGAGGACTGGAAGGACAACGAGAACGAGGGCATCGTGTCGCGCTCCGTCGTCGTCCTCGTGGTGCCCGAGGGCAACCCGAAGGACATCCAGGGCTGGGACGACCTGACGCGCGACGACATCTCGATCGTGACCCCCGATCCCGACTCATCCGGTGCCGCACGCTGGAACATCCTCGGCGCCTACGGCCACGCGATCGCCGAGGGCAAGACCGAGGACGAGGCGAGCTCCTTCCTGGTCGACGTCTTCCGCAACGTCGACCAGTGGGCCGCCAGTGGCCGCGAGGCCACGACGGCCTTCGACACCGGCGAGTACGACGTGCTGATCAGCTACGAGAACGAGGCGATCCTCGCCCGTCAGAGTGGCAAGGCGTACGACTACGTCGTTCCCGACGACACGTTGCTGATCGAGAACCCCGGCACCGTGCTGATCGACGCCCCCGAGGCGGCCACGACGTGGCTCGACTTCGTCCTGAGCGACGCCGGACAGACCGAGTTCGTCGAGAAGGGCTTCCGCCCGATCGACGACCTCGACGGCATCGAGGTCGAGGGCGCCAACGACCCGAGCGACCCGTTCCCGACGCCGACGACCCTGCTCACGATCACGGACGACTTCGGTGGCTGGGACGCGGCCAACGCGAAGTTCTTCGACGAGGAGAACGGTCTGATCAAGCAGCTGCGGGACCAGGCCAACCAGGGGTGA
- the cysT gene encoding sulfate ABC transporter permease subunit CysT, whose protein sequence is MSQINADRSSDDRPDPAPAPTPLRRRRARRSTLTPASGVGLGLAVVWFSLLVLIPLAAVVIAAAEGGWDTFVNTITDGDTAAAIRLTVAEAALVTIVNVVMGTVIAWVLVRDRFPGKRILEVVIDLPFALPTIVAGLVLLSLYGPDSPVGVNVVNSRQGIFLALLFVTLPFVVRTVQPVLLELDADVEEAAASLGASRATTFRRIILPALAPAIAAGASLAFARAISEFGSLVLIAGNQPRSTEVASLKILKYIEGDQQAAAASVAVLLLLVAVVVIVALDLISRRVAARG, encoded by the coding sequence GTGAGCCAGATCAACGCCGATCGCTCCAGCGACGATCGCCCCGACCCGGCGCCCGCGCCGACTCCTCTGCGCCGGCGCCGCGCTCGGCGTTCCACCCTCACCCCGGCGAGCGGGGTCGGCCTCGGCCTGGCCGTGGTCTGGTTCAGCCTGCTCGTCCTGATCCCCCTCGCCGCGGTGGTCATCGCGGCGGCCGAGGGCGGGTGGGACACCTTCGTGAACACGATCACCGACGGCGACACCGCGGCGGCGATCCGCCTCACGGTCGCCGAGGCGGCCCTCGTCACGATCGTCAACGTCGTGATGGGCACCGTCATCGCCTGGGTGCTCGTCCGCGACCGGTTCCCGGGCAAGCGCATCCTCGAGGTCGTGATCGACCTCCCCTTCGCGCTCCCCACGATCGTCGCCGGCCTGGTGCTGCTGAGCCTCTACGGGCCCGACAGCCCGGTCGGCGTCAACGTCGTCAACAGTCGGCAGGGCATCTTCCTGGCCCTGCTGTTCGTGACGTTGCCGTTCGTCGTGCGCACCGTGCAGCCCGTGCTGCTCGAGCTCGACGCCGACGTCGAGGAGGCGGCCGCCTCGCTCGGCGCCTCCCGCGCCACGACGTTCCGTCGCATCATCCTGCCGGCCCTGGCACCCGCCATCGCCGCAGGCGCCTCGCTCGCGTTCGCCCGGGCCATCAGCGAGTTCGGCTCGCTCGTGCTGATCGCGGGCAACCAGCCGCGAAGCACCGAGGTCGCCTCGCTCAAGATCCTCAAGTACATCGAGGGTGACCAGCAGGCCGCCGCCGCGTCGGTCGCGGTGCTGCTGCTGCTCGTCGCCGTCGTCGTGATCGTGGCGCTCGACCTCATCTCCCGGAGGGTGGCGGCCCGTGGCTGA
- a CDS encoding sulfate ABC transporter permease subunit, which yields MADTIATPLDGAPTRPAKRRVRSRRGPLAYVLRAVVIVYLFFLVVWPVSVVVQRAFAPTDGKPGGIGPLWERLTDPAAIYAFNLTLTVSFWAVVINTVFGVGISLLLVRHRFPGRRALSVLIDLPMSVSPVVIGLALVLTYSTSLGIFGDVLQATGLRIINSTPGLIMATAFVSLPLVIREVIPVLEEVGDDAEIAAKSLGANAWQAFWRITLPTIKWAVVYGVVLSAARAIGEYGAVRIVSRGAEFNGETATLLIQNEYGAFNEAAAYAAAFVLVVMAVLALVVITVIRPQESHRS from the coding sequence GTGGCTGACACGATCGCCACCCCGCTCGACGGCGCACCCACCCGTCCGGCGAAGCGCCGGGTCCGCAGCAGGCGTGGCCCGTTGGCCTACGTGCTGCGTGCCGTCGTCATCGTCTACCTGTTCTTCCTCGTCGTCTGGCCCGTGTCGGTCGTGGTGCAGCGCGCGTTCGCGCCGACCGACGGCAAGCCCGGCGGCATCGGGCCGCTGTGGGAGCGACTCACCGACCCCGCGGCGATCTACGCCTTCAACCTGACGCTGACGGTCTCGTTCTGGGCCGTCGTCATCAACACGGTCTTCGGCGTCGGCATCTCGCTGCTGCTCGTGCGGCACCGGTTCCCCGGCCGCCGCGCGCTCTCGGTCCTGATCGACCTGCCGATGAGCGTCTCCCCCGTCGTGATCGGTCTGGCCCTCGTGCTGACCTACAGCACCTCCCTCGGCATCTTCGGCGACGTGCTGCAGGCCACCGGGCTGCGCATCATCAACTCGACGCCCGGCCTGATCATGGCCACGGCCTTCGTGAGCCTGCCGCTCGTGATCCGCGAGGTCATCCCCGTGCTCGAGGAGGTCGGCGACGACGCCGAGATCGCCGCCAAGAGCCTCGGCGCGAACGCGTGGCAAGCGTTCTGGCGCATCACGCTGCCCACGATCAAGTGGGCCGTCGTCTACGGAGTCGTGCTCAGCGCGGCTCGCGCGATCGGCGAGTACGGCGCGGTCCGCATCGTCAGCCGCGGCGCCGAGTTCAACGGCGAGACCGCCACGCTGCTGATCCAGAACGAGTACGGGGCCTTCAACGAGGCCGCGGCCTATGCCGCTGCCTTCGTGCTCGTCGTCATGGCCGTCCTGGCCCTCGTCGTCATCACCGTCATCCGGCCGCAGGAGTCGCACCGATCATGA
- a CDS encoding sulfate/molybdate ABC transporter ATP-binding protein produces MSIEISNVNKHFGDFAALTDINLTIPTGQLTALLGPSGGGKSTLLRVIAGLEEADTGTVTIEGNDATALPVQKRNVGFVFQHYAAFKHLSVRRNIAFGLEIRKRPKAEVDAKVEELLELVHLTQWGDRKPAQLSGGQRQRMALARALAIEPSVLLLDEPFGALDAKVRKELRDWLRRLHDEVHVTTVFVTHDQEEALEVADQIVVINDGRIEQIGTPDDLYDRPASEFVLSFLGPVTRLGGDLIRPHDIEISRYEQASTANGPITRWTRVGFEVRLEITPDDVLHPEPVQVALTRTEARALDLHLGDRVWLRPAVGAQSVTT; encoded by the coding sequence ATGAGCATCGAGATCAGCAACGTCAACAAGCACTTCGGCGACTTCGCGGCGCTGACCGACATCAACCTGACGATTCCCACCGGCCAGCTGACGGCGCTGCTCGGGCCCAGCGGCGGCGGCAAGTCGACCCTCCTGCGGGTCATCGCCGGCCTCGAGGAGGCCGACACCGGCACCGTCACGATCGAGGGCAACGACGCCACCGCGCTGCCGGTCCAGAAGCGCAACGTCGGCTTCGTGTTCCAGCACTACGCCGCCTTCAAGCACCTGAGCGTCCGCCGCAACATCGCCTTCGGCCTGGAGATCCGCAAGCGTCCCAAGGCCGAGGTCGACGCCAAGGTCGAGGAGCTGCTCGAGCTCGTGCACCTGACCCAGTGGGGCGACCGCAAGCCGGCTCAGCTCTCCGGTGGCCAGCGCCAGCGCATGGCGCTCGCCCGGGCCCTCGCGATCGAGCCATCCGTGCTGCTGCTCGACGAGCCGTTCGGCGCCCTCGACGCGAAGGTCCGCAAGGAGCTGCGCGACTGGCTGCGACGCCTGCACGACGAGGTCCACGTGACCACGGTGTTCGTGACGCACGACCAGGAGGAGGCCCTGGAGGTCGCCGACCAGATCGTCGTCATCAACGACGGGCGGATCGAGCAGATCGGCACCCCGGACGACCTCTACGACCGTCCGGCCAGCGAGTTCGTGCTGAGCTTCCTCGGCCCCGTCACGCGCCTCGGAGGAGACCTGATCCGGCCGCACGACATCGAGATCTCGCGCTACGAGCAGGCCTCGACGGCCAACGGCCCCATCACGCGGTGGACCCGGGTCGGGTTCGAGGTCCGACTCGAGATCACGCCGGACGACGTCCTGCACCCGGAACCGGTGCAGGTCGCGCTGACCCGGACCGAGGCTCGCGCGCTCGACCTCCATCTGGGCGACCGGGTCTGGCTGCGTCCCGCGGTGGGCGCCCAGTCCGTCACGACCTGA
- a CDS encoding MFS transporter — MTSDSRIVSGAPVSGAPVSTADVGAVAIIRAPHLGLALLSLAMGGFAIGTTEFMSMGLLPDIARGIGESVPTTGHVITAYAFGVVVGAPLLVSLGARLPRRGLAVALVLALGIGNAMTAIASTYGPVMLARFVAGLPHGAYFGVASLIAASMVPPQHRGRAISSVMLGLSVATVAGVPASTWFGQNLGWRSAYWVVLAIAAIAALMILAFVPATPGNPEATVRQELSALKRPQVVVAVVAGMVGFGGLFAMYTYIAKLVTDEAGLGAGAVPLFLLAFGVGSVGGTWIAGRMADWDVERSVVLGFVATAVTLVLVVPLAGVPIALAALSFAIGGLGSVVAINLQVRLMHEAGDAEMLGAALNHSALNVGNGLGAWFGSIVIAGGYGYRAPSLVGAGLAVLGVLIFVVGGRVVRAREVRS, encoded by the coding sequence GTGACCTCCGACAGCCGCATCGTGTCCGGTGCTCCCGTGTCCGGCGCTCCCGTGTCCACCGCGGACGTGGGCGCGGTCGCGATCATCCGGGCCCCCCACCTGGGCCTCGCGCTGCTGTCCCTCGCGATGGGCGGGTTCGCCATCGGCACGACCGAGTTCATGTCGATGGGCCTGCTGCCGGACATCGCCCGCGGCATCGGCGAATCGGTGCCCACGACCGGTCACGTCATCACCGCGTACGCGTTCGGGGTGGTCGTCGGCGCTCCGCTGCTCGTCTCGCTCGGGGCGCGGCTGCCGCGGCGGGGGCTCGCGGTCGCCCTCGTACTGGCGCTGGGCATCGGCAACGCCATGACGGCGATCGCCTCGACCTACGGGCCGGTCATGCTCGCGCGCTTCGTCGCCGGCCTTCCGCACGGCGCGTACTTCGGCGTGGCCTCGCTGATCGCGGCCTCGATGGTGCCGCCGCAGCACCGCGGGCGGGCCATCAGCTCGGTCATGCTCGGCCTGTCCGTGGCCACCGTCGCCGGGGTGCCGGCCAGCACGTGGTTCGGGCAGAACCTCGGCTGGCGCAGCGCCTACTGGGTCGTGCTGGCCATCGCGGCCATCGCGGCGCTCATGATCCTCGCGTTCGTCCCGGCCACCCCGGGCAATCCGGAGGCGACGGTGCGCCAGGAGCTGTCGGCGCTCAAGCGTCCCCAGGTCGTGGTCGCGGTCGTCGCCGGCATGGTCGGCTTCGGCGGGCTCTTCGCGATGTACACCTACATCGCGAAGCTCGTGACCGACGAGGCCGGCCTGGGGGCGGGGGCCGTGCCGCTGTTCCTCCTCGCGTTCGGCGTGGGATCGGTCGGCGGCACGTGGATCGCGGGCCGCATGGCCGACTGGGACGTCGAGCGGTCGGTCGTGCTCGGCTTCGTCGCGACGGCCGTCACGCTGGTGCTCGTGGTGCCCCTGGCCGGGGTGCCGATCGCGCTGGCGGCCCTGTCGTTCGCGATCGGCGGGCTCGGCTCGGTCGTGGCGATCAACCTCCAGGTGCGGTTGATGCACGAGGCGGGCGACGCCGAGATGCTGGGTGCCGCGCTCAACCACTCCGCGCTCAACGTCGGCAACGGCCTCGGTGCCTGGTTCGGGTCGATCGTGATCGCCGGCGGGTACGGCTACCGCGCGCCCAGCCTCGTCGGGGCAGGCCTGGCGGTCCTGGGCGTGCTGATCTTCGTCGTCGGTGGGCGCGTCGTCCGGGCCCGCGAGGTCAGGTCGTGA